The Anolis carolinensis isolate JA03-04 chromosome 2, rAnoCar3.1.pri, whole genome shotgun sequence genome has a window encoding:
- the LOC100551791 gene encoding transmembrane protease serine 12 isoform X2, with translation MLFGGGRMPGRSCSLLALMTLLAEAPPALLSTEKPSKECGRRMVENDMATGMRIIGGRSAQAGAWPWQVSIQIYQKGVGYLHLCGGTLINKDYVLSAAHCTLKSLDPGKWRAVFGLHQLYMQTNYTIYRQVEFIWIHDDFNKKTYENDIALFKLKKSIKYNEYVQPICLFNSSRPLTDEIPCYISGWGLKKENGSASYILREAQVKLIPLEICNSLGRQWWTADVLSQK, from the exons ATGTTGTTCGGCGGGGGAAGGATGCCGGGGCGGAGCTGCTCCCTCCTGGCGCTGATGACGCTACTGGCGGAAGCCCCGCCCGCCCTCCTTTCCACAGAAAAGCCCTCAAAGG AATGCGGAAGAAGGATGGTAGAGAATGACATGGCAACAGGCATGCGTATTATCGGTGGTCGCAGTGCTCAGGCCGGCGCATGGCCATGGCAAGTTAGCATTCAGATTTACCAAAAGGGTGTAGGATATCTTCACCTCTGTGGTGGAACTTTAATCAATAAGGACTATGTGCTGTCAGCTGCACACTGCACATTAAAGAGCTT GGATCCAGGAAAGTGGAGGGCTGTATTTGGTCTCCATCAACTTTATATGCAGACAAATTATACTATATACAGACAGGTTGAGTTTATCTGGATACATGATGACTTCAACAAAAAAACCTATGAGAATGACATTGCTTTGTTTAAACTAAAAAAGTCCATCAAATACAATGAGTATGTTCAGCCCATCTGCTTATTTAACTCTTCTCGTCCCTTGACTGATGAGATTCCCTGTTACATAAGTGGATGGGgattgaaaaaggagaatg GTTCTGCCTCTTATATATTACGAGAAGCTCAAGTGAAACTTATTCCACTAGAAATCTGTAATAGTTTAG
- the LOC100557610 gene encoding N6-adenosine-methyltransferase TMT1A, which produces METNFLVALLRLCVHFCALPVYLLCYLGLWDPLCKKAFPYFMDSFSVHYNSKMSAKKKDLFSNLSDFASPAGRLTIFEIGTGTGTNFEFYPTGCKVICTDPNPNFQKYLDKNLSKNPHVKLESCIVAAAEDLHQIPDASVDVVVCTLVLCSVKNTARVLSEVLRVLRPGGAFYFMEHVLASPSTWMFFWQQIYDAAWDVFFDGCCLTRETGKELEKAGFSDLKLRYIDAPLNWNPAKPHIIGYAVK; this is translated from the exons ATGGAAACTAACTTTCTAGTTGCCCTACTTAGATTATGTGTCCACTTCTGTGCTCTCCCTGTTTACTTGCTGTGTTACCTAGGATTGTGGGATCCCCTTTGCAAAAAAGCATTCCCTTATTTTATGGATTCCTTCTCTGTCCACTACAACAGCAAGAtgtctgccaagaagaaggatcTTTTCAGCAACCTCTCTGACTTTGCAAGCCCTGCAGGAAGACTTACAATTTTCGAGATTGGCACAGGAACTGGGACCAACTTTGAGTTCTACCCTACAGGATGCAAGGTTATATGCACTGACCCTAACCCCAACTTCCAGAAATATCTTGACAAGAACCTGTCTAAGAATCCACATGTAAAGCTAGAGAGTTGCATAGTGGCAGCAGCCGAGGACTTGCACCAAATACCAGATGCTTCGGTGGACGTGGTGGTTTGTACTTTGGTGCTGTGCTCTGTGAAGAACACAGCCAGAGTCCTGAGCGAAGTCCTGCGAGTTCTGCGACCA ggAGGTGCTTTCTACTTTATGGAGCATGTCCTCGCTTCTCCTTCCACCTGGATGTTCTTCTGGCAGCAAATCTATGATGCAGCTTGGGATGTTTTTTTTGATGGATGCTGTTTGACCAGAGAAACTGGAAAGGAGTTAGAAAAAGCTGGGTTTTCAGATCTGAAGCTACGCTATATAGATGCTCCTTTAAACTGGAATCCAGCTAAACCACATATTATAGGCTATGCTGTGAAGTAA
- the LOC103277762 gene encoding transmembrane protease serine 12 isoform X1 codes for MGRSLPPALLVLLPVLLRGGEASPRRSPSLQSPAGACGRRPAVNELATGSRIIGGRDAPPGAWPWQVSLQIHHIPVGYRHICGGSLISHNLVLTAAHCIKNNRDPEMWRVVIGMHHLYKDYPYTVKNQVKDILIHSHFELATNENDVALFKLIKPVKYNAYIQPICLPETSLLLTDETPCYISGWGSTKENGVGEHILQEAQVDIIPLRICNKFDWYAGAISLNTICAGSASGNVDSCQGDSGGPLVCYFPNASRYYLLGITSAGVGCGRPKYPGLYVRTANYRNWIDSQLLNKAISVNIQFVLFFLTAGRMLLHNVL; via the exons ATGGGGCGGAGCCTTCCCCCGGCGCTCTTGGTGCTGCTGCCTGTGCtgctgaggggaggggaggcgTCGCCCAGGAGGAGCCCTTCCCTTCAGTCCCCCGCCGGGG CATGTGGAAGAAGGCCTGCTGTGAATGAGTTAGCAACCGGAAGTCGCATTATAGGTGGACGTGATGCCCCACCTGGGGCATGGCCATGGCAAGTTAGTCTTCAGATTCACCACATTCCTGTAGGATATCGGCATATTTGTGGTGGATCTTTAATAAGTCACAACTTGGTGCTGACAGCAGCACATTGCATTAAAAATAATAG GGATCCAGAGATGTGGAGAGTTGTGATTGGCATGCATCATCTTTATAAAGATTATCCTTACACTGTAAAGAACCAAGTTAAAGATATTTTGATCCATTCACATTTTGAACTTGCAACCAATGAAAATGATGTTGCATTGTTCAAACTAATCAAGCCTGTCAAGTATAATGCCTACATTCAGCCTATCTGCTTACCTGAGACTTCTCTTCTTCTCACTGATGAGACCCCATGTTACATCAGTGGATGGGGAAGCACAAAGGAGAACG GTGTAGGTGAACATATATTACAAGAAGCTCAGGTTGACATTATTCCACTAAGAATTTGTAACAAGTTTGATTGGTATGCAGGAGCAATATCATTGAATACTATTTGTGCTGGTTCTGCAAGTGGAAATGTTGATAGCTGCCAG GGTGACAGCGGTGGTCCTCTGGTGTGCTATTTTCCAAATGCCTCCAGATATTATCTGTTAGGAATTACCAGTGCTGGCGTCGGCTGTGGCAGGCCAAAATACCCAGGACTATATGTACGTACAGCAAATTACAGAAATTGGATAGATTCACAACTACTTAACAAAGCCATCAGTGTGAACATACAATTTGTCCTGTTTTTTCTGACAGCTGGGAGGATGCTGTTACACAACGTTCTATGA
- the LOC103277762 gene encoding transmembrane protease serine 12 isoform X2, whose amino-acid sequence MGRSLPPALLVLLPVLLRGGEASPRRSPSLQSPAGACGRRPAVNELATGSRIIGGRDAPPGAWPWQVSLQIHHIPVGYRHICGGSLISHNLVLTAAHCIKNNRDPEMWRVVIGMHHLYKDYPYTVKNQVKDILIHSHFELATNENDVALFKLIKPVKYNAYIQPICLPETSLLLTDETPCYISGWGSTKENGVGEHILQEAQVDIIPLRICNKFDWYAGAISLNTICAGSASGNVDSCQGDSGGPLVCYFPNASRYYLLGITSAGVGCGRPKYPGLYLGGCCYTTFYEEAECPFVALAASFIIF is encoded by the exons ATGGGGCGGAGCCTTCCCCCGGCGCTCTTGGTGCTGCTGCCTGTGCtgctgaggggaggggaggcgTCGCCCAGGAGGAGCCCTTCCCTTCAGTCCCCCGCCGGGG CATGTGGAAGAAGGCCTGCTGTGAATGAGTTAGCAACCGGAAGTCGCATTATAGGTGGACGTGATGCCCCACCTGGGGCATGGCCATGGCAAGTTAGTCTTCAGATTCACCACATTCCTGTAGGATATCGGCATATTTGTGGTGGATCTTTAATAAGTCACAACTTGGTGCTGACAGCAGCACATTGCATTAAAAATAATAG GGATCCAGAGATGTGGAGAGTTGTGATTGGCATGCATCATCTTTATAAAGATTATCCTTACACTGTAAAGAACCAAGTTAAAGATATTTTGATCCATTCACATTTTGAACTTGCAACCAATGAAAATGATGTTGCATTGTTCAAACTAATCAAGCCTGTCAAGTATAATGCCTACATTCAGCCTATCTGCTTACCTGAGACTTCTCTTCTTCTCACTGATGAGACCCCATGTTACATCAGTGGATGGGGAAGCACAAAGGAGAACG GTGTAGGTGAACATATATTACAAGAAGCTCAGGTTGACATTATTCCACTAAGAATTTGTAACAAGTTTGATTGGTATGCAGGAGCAATATCATTGAATACTATTTGTGCTGGTTCTGCAAGTGGAAATGTTGATAGCTGCCAG GGTGACAGCGGTGGTCCTCTGGTGTGCTATTTTCCAAATGCCTCCAGATATTATCTGTTAGGAATTACCAGTGCTGGCGTCGGCTGTGGCAGGCCAAAATACCCAGGACTATAT CTGGGAGGATGCTGTTACACAACGTTCTATGAAGAAGCAGAATGTCCTTTTGTTGCACTTGCGgcatcatttattattttttaa